Part of the Mobula hypostoma chromosome 15, sMobHyp1.1, whole genome shotgun sequence genome is shown below.
CAAAGACACCCCAGCAGTCGTAAACCCCGGGGCCCATCCTCCTGAGGGAGAAGATGAAGACTTGGGGCAGGCTGAAGAGAAGGCTGATGGCCCAGGAGAGGATGACAAAGACTCGATTGGAGTTCTGATGCAGGGATTTCAAGGGTTGGCAGATGGTCATACAGCGGTCAATGGACATGACGATCAGGAGGTAGGTAGAGGCAAACATTCCCACTACCTGTAAGTACTTCACCGCCCTGCAGAGGAAATCGGGCGCGTAGAACCTGAAGGTGATGTCCCAGATGAGTtgagggagcacctggaaaaTGGCTACCACCAGGTCGGCGATGCTCAGGTGCTTGACGAAGAAGTAGATCCTGGAGGGCTTGTGGCGGCTGGAGTAGATGGCTAACAGGACTCCGATGTTGCCGCTCAGGGCGAGGATCAGGATAATGGCGAGCACGGCCACCTCGATATGTGCCACCACCTCGTCCCTCACGACGATCCCAGCCGAGCCGTTGCAAGTCACAGTGGCGTTGTTGCTCGGCACTGCCGCCCAGCCGCTGGACGTGAGGTTCCACGCTCCTGCATCGAGCTGCTGGCAGGACGCGGCCATCCCCCCTCTCACCTCCAGGACCACCTAAACATCTACTTCTTCTTTCTCCGGCCCGCTCTTGATTCGCTCGGATTGACCGAACGGGTTGCGAATTCCGTGGTAACTTTCTTCTGCCTCAGTCTCGCGTCCCGGGACAGCCGCGGTCCAAGCCTCCGGATTCCGTTCAGTTCCCTGTCAGTTTCAACCAACGCACGTCCAGGGAGACTGGAAAACAAAGCACGCCGTTCAAGTCCCCAGttcaaaacactgcagatgcttgaatatGGAACAACAAACAAATTATTGGAAGAACTCAACGGACCAGCCAGGATCTGAGAAAAGTTCACGGTCAGTGAACTTTTGATAACCAAATGAAGGACCTCAACCGAAAacattttccctccacagatactgtcagacccaccgagttcctccagcagtttgcggttttttaaaaaaaataatttttagtTTTACAGCCAGCAACAAAATGAGATCCGCTCCATCCCTCCTTTATGAGCACGAACTCATTAGTCCTGTAAGTTAACATTTGGTTCTCCCCTTCACCGTTTTTCCAGCAACGAAACTATGATGTTTTACTGAAAATAGACCCCAGAAATTAGGCTCCCACCCTTCATTACCAAACCGTGTTTAGCGCATTTTCCTTCTTCTTAACCCCGAGCCGTTCGAATAATTTAGAACTTGATCACGATTCACACGGTTTTAAGGATCGAGCAACGCCGATCTGGATAGAAAAGTCACGATGCAATCGAAAACCTTGCAACAATTATTAACCTTGCGCCGCATCTTGCAAATAAACGAAACTGGGCGCAGTTTAAGACCTACCTATTTGTAGCGACTGGGGACGGGAAAGGACGGGGTGGGTCTTGAACCCGAGTCCTTAGCCCCAGTGAACCGAGAGCCGCTGATGTATATGGAGTATCAGACCAAAGACCGCTAACATCTTCACACCGAGAATATCTGACGCTTTTCgttgatgggggggtggggttactCTTGGTTAGTAAACTGGAACAAAATGAAAAGCTTGGAGAGACTGAGTTGTTGAGCTTCCAGCTCCTAAATATATAGCAGCTTTGGGCGATGAATGGGGAGGAGATACGTACGACGGTCCTCCGACAGGGGGCGCCAGCGACACGGCAAAGTCAGCCCGCAACACCCGGACCTCAGTTCACCCGGGGAAAGAAACGGGGCAAGGGAAggggggacggagagaggggcAGCGGCGGTGAAAATCACTCCGGAGACAATAGGGAGGAAGTAGGAAGAGGGGatgcaccaggaggaggtgagcTACGGCTATAAGAAGGAGAGAAAGGGCGAGGCGACGGAGAAGAAGTGATTGAAGGAATGGAGAGAAATAAGCGAGAGGAGGAGGGGCCAGACAGAAATGAGGACTCAAGATGGCTGATGTGGACTCGATGGAcagaagggctgtttctgtgctgtatatatagaaaataggaaaaggcCCTTTGGGCCGTCATCCCGTGCCTAACACAACGCCAAATTAAACTATACCCTTCTGCCTGTATAAGATCCGTATCCCTTCACACATTAAATATTCCTGTCTACCTAAAAGCTTGGTGAAAACCACTACTATATCTGCTTCAAACGTGGCTGCTGCTCCCAGGCACctgccaatctctgtgtaaaaaatgacTCCCCCCACACATCTTTGTTaaacttccctccccccacctcaatGATATGCTCTCAGTACAGTATTTGACATTTTTGCCATGGGAAAAATATTCAGACTGTTTACTCTATGTATGCCTCTCTTATTATAAATCTATcacatttcctcttttttttcccagctgcacagaccaaccactctgagtaggAGACTTTTatatggcctgaaaactgtgcagcactttaaATGTTCTTGTTTGTTGTTATGTGTCATAAGGCAGGTGTTGAAGGCagactcaaatgcaagacacaggcactgaagtactgggaactggactggactCGAATTAGGGACGGGACAGGAcaggacacagactaggagctgggacaggaacacagacttgggctgggaaagcgggaccaggacaaggaactgggaactaggagcctgggtttggactccgagccagagactggacaagaacccagaacctgggtcttgactcaggctcagaccccggaaATAGGCGAGGACataacatggctacaggactggatatgCCTTGGGTACTTTAAGGCTCGGCTACAGGACTAGACGAGGCACTCCTGGGCAGGGTGAGGCACTCCTTCTTGGGGTGCAGGGCGGGGACCttttctaggatgcagggccaggCTCCTTCCTTGGATGCCGGGCCAGGATGCTTACTAGGATGCGGGGCCGGGATGACTGCTGAGGTAAACTGCCGAGGAAACTGTCAGGGGTTCagatggagagggaaagggaaagggaacagaccagcctcagggtaacggtAAAGACAGCCcgacttacccaacggaggcgaggacaggaagggacagatccaactgcagggtaacagcaaggACAGCccgacttaccccacagaggcagggacaggaagggagctcaatccagggtggctccgagtctcagggcagccagcaaccttagctggctacggaaacagccgaatccatatctagctcagagtggcagatggccactcagctggccccaaAAATGGCCGAATCCATACCATGATGACTGCTCCGACTAgagacaacaaggctccatgaagcagtggtcctccaatcaggcctagagatcacaaatggctgctttaaccttccaccagcaggttgttcCAAGGGGATACTGGcgagacaaaccagcaaccacacttgatcccagggccacttatattcccagccccaagatgagcatcaggtgcctatgattaagcccaacagAAACAAGgaacagccggaagacccggagtctggagaccatggaccggaccatgaaccggaatgcaaacttcatggactggaccatgacagttatGTGCAtgttatgaatatttagaatgacaattgaaaaatcacataccttTGATCTGTTAAACGAAGGGTACAATAAAATAAGGAACATCAAAGGAAATCTTTCAAGTTTTGCAAACTGTTACACTTAGATGGCATCAGCATACAGCAGGCCGGCAGTTTATTAACAAATAgttactgacttccattctgtgtttattgttacaatttgtaacagtgttataGCTTGAAACACTGACCAATATAACTATGTCGAAGCTCTCAAATGTTTTGAAGTAAAGGTTCTGGTACATTTATAAAGTTTATGGATCATATTCATAAACATATAATTAATTACAGAGTGTTTCACAATTAACATGGTATATtcacataatttcaaaattatattaacatgtaAAAGAAAgttccagctgcgtggcaacaaaagctatgtgcacaggagcatttcagttactgcatggccatgcacccacacagcttagaggaaacagtcctcattgagggtttgatagtggaaaaggtgagacgcttcaggttcctgggtgtcagcatcttagAGGTTCTATCCTGAGCCTAGGATGACAATCATgaagcagctctacttcattagcagtttgaggagatttgctatgtcaccaaaaactcttgcAGATTTCTAAAGATGTGTAGCGGAGGGCATTCAGACTGGTTTCATCACCACTTGGTATGGAGGCTGCAGTGAGCTGGGTCAGGCGGGGCTGCAGAGCGTCGTAGTTTCAGCAtcctccccatcatcaaggacatcctcaagaggcattacctcaagaaggcagcatctgtgactataaaccctcaccacccagggcatgccctcttcttgtgactaccatcagcgaggaggtacagcagcctgtagacacacactcaaagttttaggaatgGTGTCATCTTCTCTACCACCAGATTTACGAATGGTCCATAAACATATGCACACTACCTCATCATTCCTGATttgcatcatttatttattttttaacttaTAGTCAGTTTATGTCTCgcactgcactgctgtcacaaaacaacaaatttcacactatGTCAGCAACTAAGGACCtgaatctgattccgattctgactttgctgtctcccctcagcctccggcacTTCAGAGAACACAAGCACGTAGGAGGGCCCAGCCTCTTACCCTCGCCCTGCCAGTTTCTATCATCGCAAATTATCCATACCGGCCTCAGAGAGCCAagaggagggagagtgacaggataaagggagcagacaggagagagATGGATAGGAGTGTGAAACAGGGATGAGGGGTCATCAGAGAGACAGGAGAAAGGCCAGGCACAGGAAGAGGAGAGGGAGGCCACAGAAGTGACAGAggcaaatgtgggaggaaaggcacATTCCCCATTTTGATATTTGCTCTCTTCTGCCCATCTCCACCCTCTGGTGTCCTTCCCCCttacctttcttccatggtccactgtcctctgttTCTTTAGTCTTTCTTCTTTagtcctttacttcttccacctatcacctcccagctttttacttcattccccctttccccacccacacaccttccccctcacctgagaCCTGTAGCCATCTCAGAAAGTAGTGGTTTTAGAATAGAAGAATGTGGATGAAAGGGTAGTGAGAAAAAGCTGCTGGTATCATCCTCTGTGTTAGGAGGGAGCGCattcctcttgtttttgataatcGTTTCCAATACAGTTTTCTGCCTCCTTTTCCCAAATCATCAATCCATGGGAATGCAAGTATTCCTCATTCTATGGGGACGTTctaaagataaaaataaagattagcttcacttgtcacatgtacattgaaacatgaagTGAAATTAATTGTatagcatcaaatcaaatcagcgaggattgagcTGGGCAGCCTGGAAGAGTGGCTAAGCTTCTgtcaccaacatagtatgcccacagatcactgaccctaacccgtatgagtttgaaatgtgggaggagaccagatcacttggaggaaacccacacaatcacagggagaacgcacaaactccttgcaggcggcGATGGAAGTCTACTTCCATCTACTTCCATCgccgcctgcaaggagtttgtgcgttctccctgtgagtgtatgggtttcctccgagtgatctggtctcctcccacatttcaaactcGTACCGGTTAGGGTCAGTGAACTATAACGTGTTGCACCTACCGTGCCACCTGGTTTGCAATTAGATTGTGCGAGCCTGAGCATTTGTGCATTTCATGGGTGTCCCCTGTACCTTTGGCAAGtctgcttccagcctccatcaTCGGGATCCCCTGGCAACACCTCTCAACCTCCCTCTCTTCATTTAAGATTCTCCTTTTCATCAACCGCCTTCTCTAAGTCAATCCTGATTCCACTTGACAATTGTTGCTGTGAGGCTCT
Proteins encoded:
- the oxtra gene encoding oxytocin receptor, coding for MAASCQQLDAGAWNLTSSGWAAVPSNNATVTCNGSAGIVVRDEVVAHIEVAVLAIILILALSGNIGVLLAIYSSRHKPSRIYFFVKHLSIADLVVAIFQVLPQLIWDITFRFYAPDFLCRAVKYLQVVGMFASTYLLIVMSIDRCMTICQPLKSLHQNSNRVFVILSWAISLLFSLPQVFIFSLRRMGPGVYDCWGVFVQPWGAKAYITWITLSVYIIPVILLIICYSLISFKIWQNVKLKTRKETEVSRGGVMSRVSSVKIISRAKIRTVKMTFVIVLAYIVCWTPFFIVQMWNAWDQKAPHENMAFVITMLLASLNSCCNPWIYMFFTGRLFHHLVQHFLCCPRRPHSVEQPSGELTCSKKSNSSTFAVSFKSSSSQRSGSLQLQQGEQ